The Paenibacillus spongiae nucleotide sequence AATATATGGATAATAGAAATGATGAGACAGCGAGCGTTGAAAGTTTGGGTGACGCGAATACCTTTTGATCGCATAAGGAGGAAGTTAAAAAATCGGCAGCCTAAGACCATGTAAAAGGTTTAGGCTGCCGATTATTTTTTTCTCATCCATCTATCAAAATTGCCTTCCGTAATGCCAGGAATAACCTGCTTAATGAATGAACGTAGATCTTCGCAATTAAGGTCCGGAGAGACTCCGGCAAGCGCTAACTTGTCTGGTAGATTCTTAGGTGTGGTGAGTCAGGTTAGCATGAGGCACGTGCGGCATCCGGCTGCAGATCCTCCACGAATGTCAGTTGAAGCATTGTCGCCAATAAACCAAACGTTGTTTGCAGCTATTCCCAGCCGATCGATGGCGCTGAAGACTTCCAGATAACTTCCAGGTTGGATTTTGTCGTTCTATTTACCTTCATTAATTGATTCGGTAAACGAATACGTGTAATCCATAAGAGTGTGGCTATTACAGCAATCCCGCTCCAGCATAAGAGCGATCCTTGCCAACCAAGACCAACGTTATGAGCTAGTGGGTTGCTGAGACCGGAACTGAGTGCGGAGAAGAAGTTCATCGATACTGTACAAAGACCCGTCATCAGTCCAATTTTTGTACTGAAGTCGCGTTTAACTACTTAGTGGCGAATCCACGTCTTTTTCCCGCCATAAAAAGCGACGGCGAACATTTTCTTAGCTCGAATTTCACAATATATATAGAAAATCCAACTATGCGGTTTAACCTGCGGGATTATTCGCTTGGAATAAACTTACCAGTGTACAAGCTTTATCTTTTGACCAACTCCCGTAAAGTGGATTTAATATAAATGGACAATTGTCATAATCTTTGTACAAAAACAAAAGTAATTTTTTCGGAAGAAGATTACACTAATAAAGGGAATTATTGAAAATTTATTCATGCCCCGACGCAAGGTGTGTACATTTGCGATGAATGTGCCTTGCTAATTGGCAAAGAGGGGGGGGGAATTGAGATTTAATATGCCAAATGGCGAAGAAAAAGTTGTATTACCGTTTGGAGATTCATTCTTGGGAGCAGCGTATTGTCCGAATTGTGAATTTTAATCGGTAGAATTAACAGAGCCAATAGATTCATAATGTATAAACTAAGGTTCAGTATATCCACTAAGAAATACCTAATATATAACTTCATCGACTTGTTAACCCATCCAGAACTGCGTAGTTTCGTTCTCGCCGACGATCCACTGTTCAGCATTGCCTAGTCTTTGCAAAGTTACTATTCGGAAAAGTTACTTT carries:
- a CDS encoding HAD hydrolase-like protein, translated to MQPGSYLEVFSAIDRLGIAANNVWFIGDNASTDIRGGSAAGCRTCLMLT